A genome region from bacterium includes the following:
- a CDS encoding cation:proton antiporter — protein MWDVVAFLANSALFLLVGLLVPLSLLARHAGLIAIVVVAALGARALAVYVCAGVLARPDAPVPMPWRHVLVWGGLRGGVAVALVLALPLMLPRHDAVAAAILGLVVWTLVGQGLLVGPVTRWTGLHGPRSPQADAP, from the coding sequence GTGTGGGACGTGGTCGCCTTCCTCGCCAACTCCGCGCTGTTCTTGCTGGTCGGCCTGCTGGTACCGCTGTCGCTGCTCGCGCGCCACGCGGGGCTGATCGCCATCGTCGTCGTGGCTGCGCTCGGCGCGCGCGCGCTCGCCGTCTACGTCTGTGCGGGGGTGCTGGCGCGGCCGGACGCCCCGGTCCCGATGCCCTGGCGTCACGTCCTGGTCTGGGGCGGACTACGCGGCGGCGTCGCGGTGGCCCTGGTGCTCGCGCTTCCGCTGATGCTACCTCGGCACGACGCGGTCGCCGCGGCGATTCTCGGATTGGTCGTCTGGACGCTGGTCGGTCAGGGGTTGCTCGTGGGACCGGTTACTCGCTGGACCGGGTTGCACGGACCCCGGAGCCCCCAGGCCGACGCGCCGTAG